Proteins from a single region of Pseudomonas fulva:
- a CDS encoding NAD(P)/FAD-dependent oxidoreductase, translating into MNRSTEVLIIGAGPAGLSAALAAARDGARVVLIDDNPLPGGQIWRQGAGARVPAQAHRLRDAVDNHATIERHAATRVVARAGSAALLVEDAGRGWVIGYQRLILCTGARELLLPFPGWTLPGVTGAGGLQALIKGGLPVAGERTVIAGSGPLLLASASSAKQAGGRVLRIAEQAPAAAVAAFALQLPRWPHKWLQSFGLFDRGYRPGTRVIAALGTERLEGVRLQRGSQVEELACERLACGFGLIANTELGQALGCALGNNAIAVDTWQATSVAGIHAAGECTGFGGSELALVEGRIAGHVAAGNREAARRLWPARARWQRFAAALLRYFALDPAIKRLAEPNTLLCRCEDVPYGAVHTHGSWREAKLATRCGMGACQGRVCGAAAQHLFGWQPTAPRPPYSPARIDTLIRLEEASQSG; encoded by the coding sequence ATGAACCGCAGCACCGAGGTGCTGATCATCGGTGCGGGCCCGGCCGGCCTGTCCGCCGCCCTGGCCGCGGCCAGGGATGGCGCCCGGGTGGTGCTGATCGACGACAACCCACTGCCCGGCGGGCAGATCTGGCGTCAGGGCGCTGGGGCCAGGGTGCCCGCCCAGGCGCACCGGCTGCGCGACGCTGTGGATAACCACGCCACCATCGAGCGCCATGCCGCCACGCGCGTGGTGGCCAGAGCCGGCAGCGCCGCCTTGCTGGTCGAGGATGCCGGGCGCGGCTGGGTGATCGGCTACCAGCGGTTGATCCTGTGCACCGGCGCGCGGGAGTTGTTACTGCCCTTTCCCGGCTGGACGCTGCCCGGTGTTACCGGCGCCGGCGGCTTGCAGGCGCTGATCAAGGGCGGGTTGCCGGTGGCAGGCGAGCGCACCGTGATCGCCGGTAGCGGCCCGCTGCTGCTGGCCAGCGCAAGCAGCGCAAAACAGGCTGGCGGCCGCGTGCTGCGCATTGCCGAGCAGGCGCCCGCCGCTGCCGTCGCTGCCTTCGCCCTGCAACTGCCGCGCTGGCCGCACAAATGGCTGCAGTCCTTCGGCCTGTTCGATCGCGGCTATCGCCCCGGCACGCGAGTCATCGCTGCGCTGGGCACGGAGCGCCTGGAAGGCGTGCGCCTGCAGCGTGGCAGCCAGGTCGAGGAGTTGGCATGCGAGCGGCTGGCCTGCGGCTTCGGCCTGATCGCCAACACCGAGCTGGGACAGGCCCTTGGCTGTGCACTGGGTAACAACGCCATTGCCGTGGATACCTGGCAGGCGACCAGCGTGGCGGGCATCCATGCAGCCGGCGAATGCACCGGCTTCGGTGGCAGCGAGCTGGCGCTGGTCGAGGGGCGCATCGCCGGGCATGTCGCGGCCGGCAACCGCGAGGCCGCGCGGCGGCTGTGGCCGGCCCGCGCCCGCTGGCAGCGTTTTGCCGCTGCGTTGCTGCGCTACTTCGCCCTCGATCCGGCCATCAAGCGCCTGGCCGAACCGAACACCCTGCTCTGTCGCTGCGAAGACGTGCCCTATGGTGCCGTGCACACGCATGGCAGCTGGCGCGAGGCGAAACTGGCAACCCGCTGCGGCATGGGCGCCTGCCAGGGCCGGGTATGCGGTGCCGCTGCCCAACATCTGTTCGGCTGGCAGCCAACGGCGCCCCGGCCGCCCTACAGCCCGGCACGCATCGACACCCTCATCAGGCTGGAAGAAGCGTCCCAGAGCGGCTGA
- a CDS encoding murein L,D-transpeptidase catalytic domain family protein — MMTTIQRICLAFLCLALPVPSVIAATLAPDPLLEGLSAQAPALDRKVLNHALDAMRCAINNGAVPAQRLAVIDFSKPSSDRRLWIFDLSSKRVLLHDLVAHGQQSGDNFATRFSNREGSHQSSIGLFRTSESYTGKHGYSLRMDGLEPGFNDLARQRAIVIHPADYVNPAWIKTQGRIGRSQGCPAVRPEVARMVVDSLKGGQFMFSYYPDKRWLKGSAFINCKPALVAGIVSAKEG; from the coding sequence ATGATGACCACGATTCAGCGAATTTGCTTAGCCTTTCTTTGCCTGGCGTTGCCCGTTCCATCGGTGATCGCCGCTACCCTGGCGCCGGATCCCCTGCTCGAGGGGCTGTCGGCTCAGGCCCCGGCGCTCGACCGTAAGGTCCTCAATCACGCCCTCGATGCGATGCGCTGCGCCATCAACAATGGTGCCGTGCCGGCCCAGCGTCTGGCCGTGATCGACTTCTCCAAACCCTCCAGCGACCGCCGCCTGTGGATCTTCGACCTGTCTAGCAAGCGCGTGCTGCTCCACGACTTGGTCGCCCACGGCCAGCAGTCCGGCGACAACTTCGCCACGCGTTTCTCCAACCGCGAAGGCAGCCATCAGTCCAGCATCGGCCTGTTCCGCACCAGCGAAAGCTACACCGGCAAACACGGCTACTCGCTGCGCATGGATGGCCTGGAGCCCGGCTTCAACGACCTGGCCCGTCAACGCGCCATCGTCATCCACCCCGCCGACTACGTGAACCCCGCCTGGATCAAGACCCAGGGCCGCATCGGCCGCAGCCAGGGCTGCCCGGCGGTACGCCCGGAAGTGGCGCGCATGGTGGTAGACAGCCTCAAGGGTGGGCAATTCATGTTTTCGTATTACCCGGACAAGCGTTGGCTAAAGGGCTCGGCGTTCATCAACTGCAAGCCGGCCCTGGTCGCCGGGATCGTCAGCGCCAAAGAGGGCTGA
- a CDS encoding (2Fe-2S)-binding protein — MPDLHLDGRPLRVAPGTTVAAALALGGDGSARTSVSGGRRAPLCGMGVCQECRVTIDGLRRLACQTLCRDGMQVETRP; from the coding sequence ATGCCTGACCTGCATCTCGACGGCCGACCGCTCAGGGTGGCGCCCGGTACCACGGTGGCCGCCGCCCTGGCGCTGGGCGGCGATGGCAGTGCGCGCACCTCGGTGAGCGGCGGGCGGCGGGCGCCGCTGTGCGGCATGGGCGTGTGCCAGGAATGCCGGGTGACCATCGACGGCCTGCGTCGCCTGGCCTGCCAGACCCTGTGCCGCGACGGCATGCAAGTGGAGACCCGGCCATGA
- a CDS encoding GntR family transcriptional regulator encodes MPLSPENAPNLGIVPSTSEVITRHLRDAIVAGRFAEDEPIRQDEIARLFNVSKIPVREALKRLEAEGLVVFQRNRGAMVTRIAEAELAQMFEVRILLEDKALRLAIPNMTDVTFAEAERICTAFIGEHDVGRWAALNWALHACLYEPAQRPYLVNLIRSIHDKLERYLRLQMSLSEGKDRADLEHREIIAACQAGNVERAAALLEQHITGVCRSLFEHLPGRR; translated from the coding sequence TTGCCCTTATCCCCTGAAAATGCGCCCAATCTGGGTATCGTGCCGTCCACGTCGGAGGTGATCACCCGGCACCTGCGCGACGCCATCGTCGCCGGGCGTTTCGCCGAGGACGAGCCGATCCGCCAGGACGAGATCGCCCGGCTGTTCAACGTCAGCAAGATTCCCGTGCGCGAGGCGCTCAAGCGCCTGGAAGCCGAGGGCCTGGTGGTGTTCCAGCGCAACCGCGGGGCGATGGTCACGCGTATCGCCGAGGCCGAGCTGGCGCAGATGTTCGAGGTGCGCATCCTGCTCGAGGACAAGGCGCTGCGCCTGGCGATCCCCAATATGACCGACGTGACCTTCGCCGAAGCCGAGCGCATCTGCACGGCGTTCATCGGCGAGCACGACGTCGGCCGCTGGGCTGCACTCAACTGGGCGCTGCACGCCTGCCTTTACGAGCCGGCGCAGCGGCCCTATCTGGTCAACCTGATCCGCTCGATCCACGACAAGCTGGAGCGCTACCTGCGCCTGCAGATGAGCCTGTCCGAGGGCAAGGATCGCGCCGATCTCGAACACCGCGAGATCATCGCCGCCTGCCAGGCCGGGAACGTGGAACGCGCCGCGGCGCTACTGGAGCAGCACATTACCGGCGTGTGCCGGAGCTTGTTCGAGCATTTGCCTGGGCGGCGGTGA
- a CDS encoding L,D-transpeptidase family protein: MFSPSVTAAWALALTAPLALADAPPPSPLQEQLAEPGLSCVTPMLQLSAKDREWLEPFYLLRGAQPVWNRDNLPLLFIQLEALADDGLEPRAYHLEPLRELAAVGDPSPRLAACVEVLATTAYLQALRDLAYGRLEQAKVEPLWEPESMAVQQSQAPLLAVAQAGLGDPAQAFAQARPDFGPYQQLRQRYAELRRQELPQWLAIPGGTLLKPGAVDGRVPLLEQRLQLHGDLSQGAPALVVEETSVYSTALVEAVKAFQRNHLLKPDGVVGPGTLAELNRSASERMDQIRINLERLRWLSHEIEPTSVLIDVAGAEVMFLRDHAVTWQARTQVGRPARPTPLLRSRITHLTLNPTWTIPPTILKEDKLPELRRDAAGYLAANHMQVIDYEGNPVDPRGVDWERPGRVMVRQSAGAHSPLGKVAIRFPNPFSVYLHDTPSQRLFDNLPRLFSSGCVRVERVTELVDQLLASASPGERARITKQWDSGRTLRADLPQPVPILMAYWTAQVGADGTVQFRPDIYGHDARLLKALEASNRI; this comes from the coding sequence TTGTTTTCTCCCTCTGTAACCGCTGCCTGGGCCCTGGCCCTGACGGCACCCCTGGCGCTGGCCGATGCGCCGCCGCCCAGCCCGCTTCAGGAGCAGCTTGCCGAGCCTGGGCTGAGCTGTGTGACGCCCATGCTCCAGCTGTCCGCCAAGGATCGCGAGTGGCTGGAGCCGTTCTACCTGCTACGTGGCGCCCAGCCGGTGTGGAACAGGGACAATCTGCCCCTGTTGTTCATCCAGCTGGAGGCATTGGCCGACGATGGCCTGGAGCCCCGTGCCTATCACCTGGAGCCGCTGCGCGAGCTGGCGGCGGTCGGCGACCCGTCGCCACGCCTCGCGGCCTGTGTCGAGGTGCTCGCCACCACGGCGTATCTGCAGGCCCTGCGGGACCTGGCCTACGGGCGCCTGGAGCAGGCCAAGGTCGAGCCGCTGTGGGAGCCCGAGAGCATGGCCGTCCAGCAGAGCCAGGCGCCGCTGCTGGCCGTCGCCCAGGCGGGGCTGGGTGATCCGGCGCAGGCCTTTGCCCAGGCGCGGCCGGACTTCGGTCCCTACCAGCAATTGCGCCAGCGCTACGCCGAACTACGCCGCCAGGAGCTGCCGCAGTGGCTGGCGATTCCCGGCGGTACGCTGCTCAAGCCTGGCGCCGTGGATGGCCGGGTGCCCTTGCTGGAGCAGCGCCTGCAACTGCATGGTGATCTGTCCCAGGGCGCGCCGGCGCTGGTCGTCGAGGAAACCTCGGTGTATTCCACGGCGTTGGTGGAGGCGGTCAAGGCCTTCCAGCGCAACCACCTGCTCAAGCCCGACGGCGTGGTCGGCCCCGGGACCCTGGCCGAGCTGAACCGGTCGGCCAGCGAGCGCATGGACCAGATCCGCATCAACCTGGAGCGCCTGCGCTGGCTGTCCCACGAGATCGAGCCAACCAGCGTGCTGATCGACGTGGCGGGTGCCGAGGTGATGTTCCTGCGTGACCACGCCGTCACCTGGCAGGCGCGCACCCAGGTCGGTCGCCCGGCCCGGCCGACGCCGCTGCTGCGCTCGCGCATCACCCACCTGACGCTCAACCCGACCTGGACCATTCCGCCGACCATCCTGAAGGAGGACAAGCTGCCCGAGCTGCGCCGTGACGCCGCCGGCTACCTGGCCGCCAACCATATGCAGGTGATCGACTACGAAGGCAATCCGGTGGACCCGCGGGGCGTCGACTGGGAGCGCCCCGGGCGGGTGATGGTGCGTCAGTCGGCAGGCGCCCACAGCCCGCTGGGCAAGGTGGCGATCCGCTTCCCCAACCCGTTCTCGGTGTACCTGCACGACACCCCGAGCCAGCGCCTGTTCGACAACCTGCCGCGCTTGTTCAGCTCGGGTTGCGTGCGGGTCGAGCGGGTCACCGAGCTGGTCGACCAACTGCTCGCCAGCGCCTCGCCCGGCGAGCGGGCGCGGATTACCAAGCAGTGGGACAGCGGCCGCACCCTGCGCGCCGACCTGCCGCAGCCGGTGCCGATCCTGATGGCCTACTGGACGGCCCAGGTCGGCGCTGACGGGACGGTGCAGTTCCGCCCGGACATCTACGGGCACGACGCGCGCTTGCTCAAGGCGCTGGAGGCGTCGAATCGGATTTAG
- a CDS encoding NAD(P)/FAD-dependent oxidoreductase encodes MTPTRVADVIVIGAGIIGAACARELACRGQQVLVIDAGLHGATAAGMGHLLVLDDNQAELDISRYSVRRWRELGPQLPDDCAYRNNGTLWLAANEEELASAQAKCINLRGEGIRCEMVPGHALQALEPILREGLHGALRLPDDGILYAPNTARWLLDEPRIRQRRARVVELAGNRVRLEDGHWLGADAVLLANGIQAVELCPALPITAKKGHLLITDRYPHPVTHTITELSYLTSVHNSSGASVACNIQPRPTGQLFIGTSRQFDNQDPEVDGWLLARMLKHAASYAPGLARLNGIRAWAGFRAATPDGMPLIGEHPAQPGLWLAVGHEGLGVTAAPGTADLLAALLFNEATPIPAAAYSPLRYLGAPAHA; translated from the coding sequence GTGACGCCGACGCGGGTCGCCGATGTGATCGTCATCGGCGCCGGCATCATCGGCGCCGCCTGCGCCCGCGAACTGGCCTGCCGCGGCCAGCAGGTGCTGGTGATCGACGCCGGCCTGCACGGCGCCACCGCCGCCGGCATGGGCCACCTGCTGGTGCTCGACGACAACCAGGCCGAACTGGACATCAGCCGCTACTCGGTGCGCCGCTGGCGCGAGCTGGGCCCGCAACTGCCCGACGACTGCGCGTATCGCAACAACGGCACGCTGTGGCTGGCCGCCAACGAAGAAGAACTGGCGAGCGCGCAAGCCAAGTGCATCAACCTGCGCGGTGAAGGTATCCGCTGCGAGATGGTGCCCGGCCACGCGCTGCAGGCGCTGGAGCCGATCCTGCGCGAAGGCCTGCATGGCGCCCTGCGCCTGCCGGACGACGGCATTCTCTACGCGCCGAATACCGCGCGCTGGCTGCTCGACGAGCCGCGCATACGCCAGCGCCGCGCACGGGTGGTCGAGCTGGCCGGCAACCGCGTGCGCCTGGAAGACGGCCACTGGCTGGGCGCCGATGCCGTGCTGCTGGCCAACGGCATCCAGGCCGTGGAGCTATGCCCGGCGCTGCCCATCACGGCGAAGAAAGGCCACCTGCTGATCACCGACCGCTACCCGCACCCGGTCACCCACACCATTACCGAGCTGAGCTACCTGACCAGTGTGCACAACAGCAGTGGCGCCTCGGTGGCCTGCAATATCCAGCCTCGGCCGACCGGCCAGCTGTTCATCGGCACCTCACGGCAGTTCGACAACCAGGACCCCGAGGTGGATGGCTGGCTGCTGGCGCGCATGCTCAAGCACGCCGCGAGCTACGCGCCGGGGCTGGCACGACTCAATGGCATCCGCGCCTGGGCGGGCTTTCGCGCCGCCACGCCCGACGGCATGCCGCTGATCGGCGAGCACCCGGCGCAGCCTGGCCTGTGGCTGGCGGTCGGCCACGAAGGGCTGGGTGTTACCGCTGCGCCGGGTACTGCCGATCTGCTCGCCGCCCTGCTGTTCAACGAGGCCACGCCGATACCCGCGGCCGCCTATTCACCGCTGCGTTACCTCGGAGCACCCGCCCATGCCTGA
- a CDS encoding AraC family transcriptional regulator, producing the protein MQSPLPTALHDDLPALLGSLRQIEPLLDVMPDLVFFIKDTATRYALVNQTLVQRLGARSKQGLLGRTAEQVFPASFGPSYTAQDRRVLEDGSQLDDQLELHLYYGNQPVWCLTHKLALRNPAGAIIGLAGISRDVQLPQSSHPAYPKLAAVDAHIREHFARPISLAELTALAGLSVAQLERHCKRIFQLTPRQMIHKARLGEASRLLLQDLPITEIALRCGYTDHSAFSRQFRALTGLTPSQFRLSHPR; encoded by the coding sequence ATGCAAAGCCCGCTGCCCACCGCCCTTCACGACGATTTGCCCGCATTGCTGGGTAGCCTGCGGCAGATCGAACCGCTGCTCGATGTGATGCCCGACCTGGTGTTCTTCATCAAGGACACCGCGACCCGCTATGCGCTGGTCAACCAGACCCTGGTGCAACGCCTGGGCGCCAGGAGCAAGCAAGGCCTGCTGGGCCGGACCGCCGAACAGGTGTTTCCGGCGAGCTTCGGCCCCTCCTACACGGCGCAGGACCGGCGGGTGCTGGAGGATGGCAGCCAGCTCGACGACCAGTTGGAACTGCACCTCTATTACGGCAACCAGCCGGTCTGGTGCCTGACCCACAAGCTGGCCCTGCGCAACCCGGCAGGCGCGATCATCGGCCTGGCCGGTATCTCCCGCGACGTGCAGCTGCCGCAGTCTAGCCACCCGGCATACCCGAAACTGGCGGCGGTGGACGCCCATATCCGCGAACACTTCGCCCGGCCGATCAGCCTGGCCGAGCTCACTGCATTGGCGGGGCTTTCGGTGGCGCAGCTGGAGCGGCACTGCAAGCGCATCTTCCAGCTTACCCCGCGGCAGATGATCCACAAGGCGCGCCTGGGCGAGGCCAGCCGCCTGCTGCTGCAGGACCTGCCGATCACCGAGATCGCCCTGCGCTGCGGGTACACGGATCACAGCGCGTTCAGCCGCCAGTTCCGCGCGCTCACCGGGCTGACACCAAGCCAGTTTCGCCTTTCCCACCCACGCTAG
- a CDS encoding membrane-bound PQQ-dependent dehydrogenase, glucose/quinate/shikimate family, whose amino-acid sequence MEKGKGAAGGTRALLLIIGVLIALVGVVLLGGGGYLASLGGSPYFLFMGVALAAGGALIAVRKPIGAWVVALAMLATVVWALVDVGLVFWPLFSRLFTFGVIALVVALIYPTLKKAAGDHGGRGAYALAAVLAVALVAGFGATFVPHPSVAASGDGPAVQPVDPDQAQKNWEHYGNTAGGSRFAALDQITRANVKDLQVAWTYHTGDVAESNGNGAEDQLTPLQVGDKVFICTPHNNLIALDADSGRELWRNDINAQSSVWQRCRGLAYFDADAPLQQPSAAGAAAVPSVAIAEGANCRRRLLTNTIDARLIAVDADTGALCEGFGDNGQVDLKAGLGAAPDPHYQLTSPPLLAGTTVVVGGRVADNVQTDMPGGVIRGFDVVTGAMRWAFDPGNPEDRQAPADGQSYVRSTPNAWAPMSYDPAMNTVFLPMGSSSTDLYGAERTELNHRYGASILALDATTGAEKWVYQTVHNDLWDFDLPMQPSLIDFPQADGSKVPAVVIGTKAGQIYVLDRATGQPLTEVRNVPVKAADIKGEQYALEQPLSVGMPQIGAQTLTESDMWGATPFDLMLCRISFKQMRYEGLYTAPGTDVSLSFPGSLGGMNWGSLSTDPVNDYIFVNDMRLGLWVQMIPAENRGPASSGGEAVNTGMGAVPLKGTPYAVNKNRFLSLAGIPCQAPPFGTLTAIDMKTRKIAWQVPVGTVEDTGPLGIKMRLPMPVGMPTLGGSLATQSGLVFFAGTQDYYLRAFDSGTGKEVWKQRLPVGSQGTPMTYVSPRTGKQFIVVTAGGARQSPDRGDYVIAYALP is encoded by the coding sequence ATGGAGAAGGGTAAGGGTGCCGCAGGCGGCACACGGGCGCTGTTGCTGATCATCGGCGTTTTGATCGCGCTGGTCGGCGTCGTCCTGCTTGGCGGCGGCGGGTATCTGGCCAGCCTGGGTGGCAGCCCGTACTTTCTATTCATGGGCGTGGCCCTGGCAGCCGGCGGTGCGCTGATCGCCGTGCGCAAACCGATAGGCGCCTGGGTGGTCGCGCTGGCCATGCTCGCCACTGTCGTGTGGGCGCTGGTGGATGTCGGCCTGGTGTTCTGGCCGTTGTTCTCGCGCCTGTTCACCTTTGGGGTGATCGCCCTGGTCGTCGCGCTGATCTACCCGACGCTGAAAAAGGCCGCCGGCGATCACGGCGGCCGTGGCGCCTATGCCCTGGCAGCCGTGCTGGCGGTGGCGCTGGTCGCCGGGTTCGGTGCGACCTTCGTGCCTCATCCCAGCGTGGCGGCCAGTGGTGACGGCCCGGCCGTGCAGCCGGTCGACCCGGACCAGGCGCAGAAGAACTGGGAGCACTACGGCAATACCGCGGGTGGCAGCCGTTTCGCCGCGCTCGACCAGATCACCCGAGCCAACGTGAAGGATCTGCAGGTCGCCTGGACCTACCATACCGGTGACGTGGCCGAGAGCAACGGCAATGGTGCCGAGGACCAGCTGACCCCGCTGCAGGTCGGCGACAAGGTGTTCATCTGCACCCCGCACAACAACCTCATCGCCCTGGATGCCGACAGTGGTCGCGAGTTGTGGCGCAACGATATCAACGCCCAGTCCTCGGTGTGGCAGCGTTGCCGTGGCCTGGCCTACTTCGATGCCGACGCGCCGCTGCAGCAGCCCAGCGCTGCCGGTGCCGCCGCGGTGCCGAGCGTGGCTATCGCGGAGGGTGCCAACTGCCGCCGTCGTCTGCTGACCAATACCATCGATGCCCGCCTGATCGCAGTGGATGCCGACACCGGCGCGCTGTGCGAAGGCTTTGGCGACAACGGCCAGGTCGACCTCAAGGCCGGCCTGGGCGCTGCGCCGGATCCGCATTACCAGCTCACCTCGCCACCGCTGCTGGCCGGTACCACCGTGGTGGTGGGTGGCCGCGTGGCCGACAACGTGCAGACCGACATGCCGGGCGGCGTGATCCGCGGTTTCGACGTGGTGACCGGCGCCATGCGCTGGGCATTCGACCCTGGCAATCCCGAGGATCGCCAGGCACCGGCCGACGGCCAGAGCTACGTGCGCAGCACGCCGAACGCCTGGGCGCCGATGTCCTACGATCCGGCGATGAACACCGTATTCCTGCCCATGGGCAGTTCCTCGACCGACCTCTATGGCGCCGAGCGTACCGAGCTGAACCACAGGTACGGCGCGTCCATCCTCGCGCTGGACGCCACCACCGGCGCGGAGAAGTGGGTCTACCAGACCGTGCACAACGACCTCTGGGACTTCGACCTGCCGATGCAGCCCAGCCTGATCGACTTCCCCCAGGCCGACGGCAGCAAGGTGCCGGCCGTGGTGATCGGCACCAAGGCCGGGCAGATCTACGTGCTCGACCGCGCCACTGGCCAGCCGCTGACCGAGGTGCGCAACGTGCCCGTCAAGGCGGCGGACATCAAGGGCGAGCAGTACGCGCTGGAGCAGCCGCTGTCGGTGGGCATGCCGCAGATCGGCGCGCAGACCCTGACCGAATCGGACATGTGGGGCGCCACGCCCTTCGACCTGATGCTCTGCCGCATCAGCTTCAAGCAGATGCGTTACGAGGGCCTGTACACCGCGCCGGGTACCGACGTGTCGCTGAGCTTCCCCGGCTCCCTGGGCGGAATGAACTGGGGCAGCCTGTCCACCGACCCGGTCAATGACTACATCTTCGTCAACGACATGCGCCTGGGCCTTTGGGTGCAGATGATCCCGGCAGAGAACCGTGGCCCGGCCTCGTCCGGCGGCGAGGCGGTGAACACCGGTATGGGCGCGGTACCGCTCAAGGGCACGCCCTATGCAGTCAACAAGAACCGCTTCCTGTCGCTGGCCGGTATTCCCTGCCAGGCGCCGCCGTTCGGCACCCTGACCGCCATCGACATGAAGACCCGCAAGATCGCCTGGCAGGTACCGGTCGGCACCGTCGAGGACACCGGTCCGCTGGGCATCAAGATGCGCCTGCCCATGCCGGTCGGCATGCCGACCCTGGGCGGCTCCCTGGCCACCCAGTCGGGCCTGGTGTTCTTCGCCGGCACCCAGGATTACTACCTGCGCGCCTTCGATAGCGGCACCGGCAAGGAAGTCTGGAAACAGCGCCTGCCGGTGGGCAGCCAGGGCACGCCGATGACCTATGTCTCACCCAGGACCGGCAAGCAGTTCATCGTGGTGACCGCCGGCGGCGCCCGCCAGTCGCCGGACCGCGGCGACTACGTGATCGCCTACGCGCTGCCGTAA
- a CDS encoding proline racemase family protein, protein MKRIEVIDSHTGGEPTRLVINGFPDLGSGSMAERKQLLASEHDHWRAAAVLEPRGSDVLVGALLCEPVDPAACAGVIFFNNTGYLGMCGHGTIGLVVSLAHMGRIGPGVHRIETPVGTVEATLHGDRSVSVRNVPSYRYRQAVELQVPGYGLVRGDIAWGGNWFFLIADHGQRIAGDNVEALTAYTHAVQKALQDQGIGGEDGGLIDHIELFAENEQPEGSQPSVASEEEARRELAKKRSLLAVNEHFSPVPNAASSSAAASLRAHSRNFVLCPGKAYDRSPCGTGTSAKLACLAADGKLQPGEIWRQASVIGSLFEGSYQWLGDKVIPTIRGRAHISAEATLLLEQDDPFAWGIRP, encoded by the coding sequence ATGAAACGCATCGAAGTGATCGACTCCCACACCGGCGGCGAGCCGACGCGGCTGGTGATAAACGGCTTTCCTGACCTGGGCTCCGGCAGCATGGCCGAGCGCAAACAGCTGCTGGCCAGCGAGCATGATCACTGGCGCGCCGCGGCGGTGCTCGAGCCGCGGGGCAGCGACGTGCTGGTCGGCGCCCTGCTCTGCGAGCCGGTGGACCCTGCCGCCTGTGCCGGGGTGATCTTCTTCAACAACACCGGCTACCTCGGCATGTGCGGCCACGGCACCATCGGCCTGGTGGTGTCGCTGGCCCATATGGGCCGCATCGGGCCCGGTGTGCACCGGATCGAAACGCCGGTGGGCACCGTGGAGGCGACCCTGCATGGGGACCGCTCGGTGAGCGTGCGCAACGTGCCGTCCTACCGCTATCGCCAGGCCGTCGAGCTGCAGGTGCCGGGCTACGGCCTGGTGCGCGGCGATATCGCCTGGGGCGGCAATTGGTTCTTCCTGATCGCCGACCACGGCCAACGCATCGCCGGCGACAACGTCGAAGCGCTGACCGCCTACACCCACGCGGTGCAGAAAGCGCTGCAAGACCAGGGCATTGGCGGTGAAGACGGCGGCCTGATCGACCATATCGAGCTGTTTGCCGAAAATGAACAGCCGGAAGGCTCGCAGCCAAGCGTCGCGAGCGAAGAGGAGGCAAGGCGGGAGCTGGCGAAAAAGCGCAGTTTACTGGCCGTAAATGAGCATTTTTCGCCAGTTCCCAACGCCGCATCATCGAGCGCAGCAGCTTCGCTGCGAGCCCACAGCAGGAATTTCGTGCTGTGTCCGGGCAAGGCTTACGACCGTTCTCCGTGTGGCACCGGCACCAGTGCCAAGCTGGCCTGCCTGGCCGCCGATGGCAAGCTGCAGCCCGGCGAAATCTGGCGCCAGGCCAGCGTGATCGGCAGCCTGTTCGAAGGCTCGTACCAGTGGCTGGGCGACAAGGTGATTCCGACCATCCGCGGTCGCGCCCATATCAGCGCCGAGGCCACCCTGCTGCTCGAACAGGACGACCCGTTCGCCTGGGGCATCCGCCCGTGA